Proteins encoded together in one Thermoanaerobaculia bacterium window:
- a CDS encoding BON domain-containing protein, with protein sequence MVFGLVLGIAGALPAAATLDDAVTNLKVRTALLEKFGTDALGIKIDVNGANVVLSGAVDEKATQAGAKAVAAGVKGVGSVDDRIALGNGPATRTRTATRKAKRNLDDSLLEARVKGRLFEQVGENAFKIEVHASGGIVTLRGSLPTAAIHATALDTAKGTKGVARVIDRTNGPK encoded by the coding sequence ATGGTTTTCGGGCTCGTCCTCGGGATCGCGGGGGCGCTCCCGGCGGCGGCGACCCTCGACGACGCGGTGACGAACCTCAAGGTGCGGACGGCGCTCCTCGAGAAGTTCGGGACCGACGCGCTCGGGATCAAGATCGACGTGAACGGAGCGAACGTCGTCCTCTCCGGCGCGGTGGACGAGAAGGCGACGCAGGCGGGGGCGAAGGCGGTCGCGGCGGGAGTCAAGGGAGTGGGCAGCGTCGACGACCGGATCGCCCTCGGGAACGGTCCGGCGACGAGGACGAGAACGGCGACCCGGAAAGCGAAGAGGAACCTGGACGATTCGCTGCTCGAGGCGCGCGTCAAGGGTCGGCTCTTCGAGCAGGTCGGCGAGAACGCGTTCAAGATCGAGGTCCACGCCTCGGGCGGCATCGTCACGCTCCGCGGGAGCCTTCCGACGGCCGCCATCCACGCGACCGCGCTCGACACGGCGAAGGGAACCAAGGGCGTGGCGCGCGTGATCGATCGGACGAACGGGCCGAAGTAG
- a CDS encoding UvrD-helicase domain-containing protein produces MSGPADHAARARAVSGRDRSLLVEASAGTGKTHAIIEAIVEVCVRRTPRLPLTRVAAVTFTEKAAGELQDRLRRRLAEIEASPGETGAARAAARLSLEEIDRAQVGTIHAFCASLLRERPIEAGLVPAFRMLLPEASAALARAVWEEWWRAEVAERPDGALGTALRRGLKLVGGDEETTIATLAADLYDKRSRVQDARLPAADAGRIAARAREWLPRVDALLAIARDAGHRVAETLVRVREWIEALPADFEGLAAAGEAAPKITFAGTRSVSEVAQWRDDAYDPFVKRLASVRDEPMLVDLLRRLALEPGGFLDAVARRKRRESLLDFDDLLLAARHLLRCSGAARSHFRDRYALIVVDEFQDTDPIQMEIVLRLAHAEGGGEAWTRLAPEPGRLLLVGDPKQSIYRFRRADLETYTLVRNLMGRDRETFVANRRSVAPILEWVNAVFGEAMAPPVRPFEASYSRVEPWGVRPSPKEKRIVYLDPPPEWRADEEKWRAAEAQAIAAFLAGAIGGGSLPAGDDGRPARAGDVAVLVRANDGIGLIQEAITGAGLDAVVDGGLDFFRREEPAAALAALRAIDNPHDAIALYAALKSFLFAISDEELFLAREGGAAFDYRRAGLSSGALREALDLFARLHRARDERPASETILDLFAATGAPVKARARPVGGLQAGANLHQLVSLARGLEGAASSFGEVVRGLLSIGRADLSEPRAFEESPDAVRILTVHKAKGLEFPVVVLAGFGSTGHAGSDGLLVPMREGEWGASIKRGKQTLASPDFDLLQTADEEREKAEIRRLLYVAATRARDWFVLSRWRNVTESKKGVNDPFDRTSLPLLGPIALSGPLEGLVDRRAAYPPPRRRAPRRRKEDPAAAERLRREIEEIAARPDRLALTRSALLRRAGGTHAGSEDRPAYENLPADEPSVAARVGCAVHRAMEIVVRGGEAGAAVASAAAEWELGEGRRREIREMVETLLRSAPLSAPARRIAEFPILFRSPDDGALVEGKIDLLVERAEGWTIVDYKTDRIDGLRGKDALREHFEAYRPQLREYATALRLLGIPAARACVVSARSGEVIDLL; encoded by the coding sequence GTGAGCGGCCCGGCCGACCACGCGGCCCGCGCCCGCGCCGTCTCGGGGAGGGACCGGTCCCTCCTCGTCGAGGCGTCGGCCGGCACCGGCAAGACGCACGCGATCATCGAAGCGATCGTCGAGGTTTGCGTGCGGCGGACTCCCCGCCTTCCGCTCACACGCGTCGCCGCGGTGACGTTCACCGAAAAAGCGGCCGGCGAGCTGCAGGACCGGCTTCGCCGCCGGCTCGCGGAGATCGAAGCTTCGCCCGGGGAAACCGGCGCCGCCCGCGCCGCCGCGCGCTTGAGCCTCGAGGAAATCGATCGCGCTCAGGTCGGGACCATCCACGCCTTCTGCGCCTCTCTCCTCCGCGAGCGGCCGATCGAAGCCGGGCTGGTTCCGGCGTTTCGCATGCTCCTGCCGGAGGCCTCCGCCGCGCTCGCCCGCGCGGTCTGGGAAGAGTGGTGGCGGGCGGAGGTCGCGGAGCGTCCCGACGGGGCGCTCGGAACGGCGCTCCGCCGCGGATTGAAGCTCGTGGGCGGCGACGAGGAGACGACGATCGCGACCCTCGCCGCCGACCTCTACGACAAGCGCTCCCGGGTGCAGGACGCGCGGCTTCCCGCCGCCGACGCGGGCCGGATCGCGGCGCGGGCGCGCGAGTGGTTGCCGCGCGTCGACGCGCTCCTCGCGATCGCGCGCGATGCGGGCCACCGCGTGGCGGAAACGCTCGTCCGGGTGCGGGAATGGATCGAAGCCCTGCCCGCGGACTTCGAAGGCCTCGCCGCGGCCGGCGAGGCCGCGCCGAAGATCACCTTCGCCGGAACGCGGTCGGTCTCGGAAGTCGCCCAATGGCGCGACGACGCGTACGACCCGTTCGTCAAGCGCCTCGCCTCCGTCCGCGACGAGCCGATGCTCGTCGACCTGCTGCGCCGCCTGGCCCTGGAGCCGGGGGGCTTTCTCGACGCGGTCGCGCGCCGGAAGCGCCGCGAGAGCCTCCTCGATTTCGACGACCTCCTGCTGGCCGCCCGGCATCTCCTGCGGTGCTCCGGGGCCGCGCGAAGCCATTTCCGCGACCGATACGCCCTGATCGTCGTCGACGAGTTCCAGGACACCGATCCGATCCAGATGGAGATCGTCCTGCGGCTCGCCCACGCCGAAGGAGGCGGAGAGGCGTGGACGCGGCTCGCGCCGGAGCCGGGCCGGCTCCTCCTCGTGGGCGACCCGAAGCAGTCGATCTACCGATTCCGCCGGGCCGATCTCGAGACCTACACGCTCGTCCGCAACCTGATGGGCCGCGACCGGGAAACCTTCGTCGCGAATCGCCGAAGCGTCGCGCCGATCCTCGAATGGGTCAACGCCGTATTCGGCGAGGCGATGGCCCCGCCGGTCCGGCCGTTCGAGGCCTCCTATTCGCGCGTCGAGCCGTGGGGCGTCCGGCCCTCGCCGAAGGAGAAGCGGATCGTCTACCTCGACCCGCCTCCGGAATGGCGCGCGGACGAGGAGAAGTGGCGGGCCGCCGAAGCGCAGGCGATCGCCGCGTTTCTCGCCGGCGCGATCGGCGGGGGATCTCTTCCCGCCGGAGACGACGGGCGGCCGGCGCGGGCGGGCGACGTGGCCGTCCTCGTCCGCGCCAACGACGGTATCGGGCTCATCCAGGAGGCGATCACGGGCGCCGGGCTCGACGCGGTCGTCGACGGAGGCCTCGATTTCTTCCGGCGCGAAGAGCCCGCCGCGGCGCTCGCGGCGCTCCGCGCGATCGACAATCCCCATGACGCGATCGCCCTCTACGCGGCCCTGAAGTCCTTCCTCTTCGCGATTTCCGACGAGGAGCTGTTCCTCGCGCGCGAAGGCGGGGCCGCCTTCGATTACCGCCGGGCGGGTCTGTCCTCCGGAGCGCTGCGCGAGGCGCTCGACCTCTTCGCGCGCCTGCATCGAGCGCGCGACGAGCGGCCGGCGTCGGAGACGATCCTCGACCTCTTCGCCGCGACGGGCGCCCCCGTCAAGGCGCGGGCCCGGCCCGTGGGCGGGCTGCAGGCCGGCGCGAACCTCCACCAGCTGGTCAGCCTCGCGCGGGGGCTCGAGGGGGCCGCCTCGTCGTTCGGAGAGGTCGTGCGCGGGCTGCTCTCGATCGGCCGGGCGGATCTCTCCGAGCCGCGGGCCTTCGAGGAATCGCCGGACGCGGTCCGGATCCTGACCGTCCACAAGGCGAAAGGACTCGAGTTCCCGGTCGTCGTGCTCGCGGGCTTCGGAAGCACCGGTCACGCGGGGTCGGACGGCCTGCTCGTGCCCATGCGCGAGGGCGAGTGGGGCGCCTCGATCAAGCGCGGGAAGCAGACGCTCGCGAGCCCGGATTTCGACCTCCTCCAGACCGCGGACGAGGAACGCGAGAAGGCCGAGATCCGGAGGCTCCTCTACGTCGCGGCGACGCGCGCGCGGGACTGGTTCGTCCTGTCGCGCTGGAGAAACGTCACCGAATCGAAGAAGGGGGTCAACGACCCCTTCGACCGGACGTCGCTTCCGCTGCTCGGCCCGATCGCTCTCTCCGGACCGCTCGAGGGCCTCGTGGACCGGCGCGCGGCGTACCCGCCGCCGCGCCGCCGCGCGCCGCGCCGGCGGAAGGAGGATCCCGCTGCGGCCGAGCGGCTGCGGCGCGAGATCGAAGAAATCGCCGCGCGGCCGGACCGGCTCGCCCTCACCCGCTCGGCGCTCCTGCGGCGCGCCGGCGGGACGCACGCCGGATCGGAAGACCGCCCCGCGTACGAGAACCTCCCCGCCGACGAGCCGTCCGTCGCGGCCCGCGTCGGCTGCGCCGTGCACCGGGCGATGGAAATCGTCGTGCGGGGCGGGGAGGCGGGCGCCGCCGTCGCGAGCGCCGCCGCAGAATGGGAGCTCGGAGAGGGGCGCCGCCGCGAGATCCGGGAGATGGTCGAAACGCTCCTGCGGTCGGCACCGCTCTCGGCGCCCGCGCGGCGCATCGCCGAGTTCCCGATCCTCTTCCGCTCCCCGGACGACGGGGCGCTCGTCGAGGGGAAGATCGACCTGCTCGTCGAAAGAGCCGAAGGGTGGACGATCGTCGACTACAAGACGGATCGCATCGACGGCCTCCGCGGAAAGGACGCCCTCCGGGAGCACTTCGAAGCCTACCGGCCCCAGCTCCGGGAGTACGCGACCGCGCTTCGGCTGCTGGGGATTCCCGCCGCGCGCGCCTGCGTCGTCTCGGCGCGGAGCGGAGAGGTGATCGACCTGCTCTGA